AGATCAGTGACCTCGTCTGGCGCTGTGAAGACCTTCGGCCCGAGCCCCTGGTCGTCCACGACGTCCTCGAGCTCCGACGGCGAGATGCCGCCAGCTCCCTCGAAGACCAGTCGCACCTGTTCGAAGCGAGCTCCCGGCTTGGCTCGAAAAGCGACGCGCTGAGACGCAGACGCAGCCAGGCTGGACTCCTCCGCGCCTTCGTCGATCTCGTACTCGAGCTGCGCGTTGAGATATCGCTCCTCGACGAACCATGCCCGAACCGCCTGGAGCGCGTCCTCGGCGCGCTGCGTGTCGAAGACGCCGCGGCGCCAGATGCGACGAATGTCCCGCTCCAGCTTCCCAGGGGGCGAGAACCCTTCATAGATCAGCTCCACCCGCTTGCCCGGCGTGATCGTCAGCGTGAGGTCGACCGCGTCACCTTCGACGTTTCGCGCAAGGCGCACACGTGCGGCCAGCAGCCCGGCGTCCTCGTACATCTCCTCCACCCGGTCGACTTGGCGCCGTACCTTGAAGTAGTCGTAGCGATCGCCGGCTTCGACCTTGAATCGCTCGCGGACCATGGCTTCGGTGATCGAGGGGCCCAAAGGCGCCTCGCTACGAGGGTGGGTTGGGCCTGACGGCGCCTCGCTACCGGATTCCTCTGACGGTCCTTCGCGACGAGGTTCTGCTGCCTTCACAGTGACCGATCGAACGGTGCGACTGGCGCGCCGCTGGGACCGGCGCGGATCTGCTTGACCGCCGAAGCGAACGTCGTGACGGAAATCGAAGCGATAGGTGTCGTCGTTCGTCCGCACGGCCCGCGTGTCGAACTGGCGCGTGACGTCGTACTCGGCAATCCACATCTTGTCGCCGCTGTTGGCGAGATCTGCCGAATAGAGAAGCGTGAGCGCACTCGTCAGGTCCTGCCCAACCGTGAGCCGGGCGCCGGGATTCGCCTCGTCAGCCAGGAGGTTCGGCTCGAGTCGGACGGTGCTGAGGCCGGTGGCGCGCTCGAGCCCGCGGCCGAGCCCGGCCGCCGCCCGGCCGCTGAGGAGCGAGAGCATCTGCTGCTGGGCGACCTCATACTCCTCCCCCCGCATGTCGTCCAGCGTGCGCCCAGTGAGGAGAACGGCGACGATGTCTGGCTCGGGCAACGAGGGATCCGACGTCAGGACCGTCTCGGTATCCGCGGCCGTGCCAGAAACCTGCAGCGTGACATCGTAGCTCTCAGCCTGAGTGGTCATGAGAATGTCGAGCGATGGCTCGATTTCTCGATCACTTGTAAACGTGATGATGCCGCGGTCCACCAGGTAGCGCCGCTCGTTGAGGATCAGCTCGCTCTCTTCCTCGATGGTCAAGCGGCCAGACATGCCGGTGTCGTAGATGGTGCCCAGCAGACGCAGATCGGCGACCGCCTCTGCACGGGCAAGGTTGTTGTCGATGAAGATCGGAGACGCCGTATCGATGTCGACGTCGAAGTTCAGGCGCTCGAGGAGGGGGTTGCGTGATTCCGTGAGGTCGAGCGTTGGCGGTGCGGTGAGTGCAGCGACGATCCCGCTGTCCAAGTTCACATCGTCGGTCAGGCCCGCTTCCTGAATCGTGACTTGACCGCCGAGCACGATCTGCTCCTCACGCTGGACCACGGTCAGGTCGGCGTCCGAGACGCTTTGCAGACCCATCGGCTCATCGAAGGCCACATCCTTCGCCGTGAGCTGCAAATTGACGTCGCGGATCGTCCCTTCGTCGAGCTCCACCGCGCCCTGGCCCGAGATCTCACCACCATTCAAGGTGCCGTCGAGGCGGGTCAGCGTAGCCCGGGTCGGCGTGAGATCGATCCGTGTGTCGAGCTGGTCGAGGCCAAGCCGTGGCTCGTCGACCTGGATGCTCGCGTCCGCCAGCTCCACGAAGCCCTTCAGCTGTGGCTTCGCAACGCTCCCGGTCGCCGCCACCTCCAGCGCCGCATCTCCTTCCGCGGTGAGGGCATCGGTGAACGCATTCAGAAGGGCCGCGTCGATCTGACCCCGTAGGGCCACATCGAGCGGGCGAGGCTCGAGGAGACCGACGGTGCCGGCGAGCTCGAGGTTGCCAACCGAGCCTTCCAGCCGAAACTGCTCCACGCGGGCCTGGCCCTGCTCGACGGTAATCGCTGAAGTGCCTTGCTGCGCCAGCGTCAGCTGATCGGCGCCGAGCTCGAGCTGGGGAAACGTGAGGTGAGCCGTGAGGGCTTCCAGATCCGGCGTGGATGCTTGTGCATCCGCGCGGAGGGAGACGGCTCCCGAGAGCGCCTCTGGTGCGCCAGGAATCGTGGCAAGGTCGAGGCCCGTCAGCTCGACGAGCATGCGCGCCGGACCAGACTTCCGCGGCAACTCTACCGGCAGGTCCTCCGGCAGGAGCGCAAACGGCAGCTCCGCCGAGGCATCGAGCCGCGCCTTCCCCCATTCGGCATGGAGCTCGTCTGCGCGCAACGCCCCGCCGGCGACTACGACCCGCGCGGCGATGTTCGACACTTCGGGCTCGAGACCGGAGGCGGAGACGGCGGCGTCCTGGAGGGTCAGGGTCAGGTTCGGATCGATCGCAGCGAGAGATCCCGTGATTGTGCCCGTGAGGCCCAGCTCGCCACGCGCTGCCACTCCCGCATCCTTCGGTGCGTACTTCGCGAGCGTCGCGAGGTTGAAGCGCGCATCGAGGTTTAGCGTCCCCTTGTTGGATTTCAGATCGACGGGCAGCATGCCGCGCGCCGATACGGTCGAGTCCTGTGCGCGGACGATGAGGCGATCGATGGCAAGCTGTCGGTTGGCGTAGCGCAGGTTCACGGGACCGTCGGTCTCGATGGGTTGGTCGGCCCACGTCACCGCCAGCTGATCGATGGCCACCGTCGCTGAGCCGTCCACTGGATTCGCGAGGTCCCCTGTGCCGGTTGCTCTGGCACGCACGAGCCCTTTCAACGGGGTCTCTAGATCCACCGGCAGCGTCGAGAGATCCAGTTGGTCGATCACAACCGCGAACTTTGCCGGGTATGGCGCAGTGGTCGCGAGCTGCGCGTTCGCGTCGACGCGAAACCGATCGGCACGCGCTCGGAGTGTGGCCTGGTGGTTGGCAAGCTGAGCGTCGAGCTGCGCGTCGCCAAGCGCACTCTCGCCAATAGCGACATCTTGAAGATTCAGCACCACGTTTGCCGCAGGATCGTCGAGCGTGCCTTGCCCTTCGCCTTGAAGCGTCAAGGCCCCGCGTACCGGCGTCTTGTCGGGCAATGTCAGGCTCACGAGACGGAGACCATCTGTCTCGACCTGAAACGCATATTCTCCCTTGTCGAGCTGGTACGAACCGCGCGCCTCCACGACCGCATCCGAGCCCAGTTCCTCCGGTTGCGGTTTGTCGAGCCTGAGTCGCGTGAGCTGAACCGTCTGATTCGCGAATCCGGTCTCCAGGAGCAGTTGGCCGAGCGTCTCGCCATAGGCCGCAAGATCCGTGCCCTTGACCTCGACCGTCGCCCGCGGGTTGTCGAGTGTGCCGTCCGCCTTTGCTTGCAGCGACACAACGCCTTGTGCGGGAATGTCGGCGCGGTCCAATGCCGCCAGAATCGCAGCAACATCGGCCTGCTCCGCGGTGACATCCAGGTCGATGGCGCGTGCCTCCTGCAGGCCGACTCGACCGCGGGCATGAACGCGCGCTTCCTGCCATGCCACGTCCGCACGCTCGATGATGGCGGCGGCCGGGGTGTAGCGTGCCGCCGCTTGCAGCGCGATTCCCGAGATCTCCCCGACCGCGAGACTGGGCGCGTCCACCGTCGCATCAACCGCCGGCTCGTCGACCGTGCCGCCGATGCGGGCGTCCACCGCGAGCGGGCCGCCAAGCGGTGTGCCGACCAGCGTTCCAGGCTGCTGCCCCAGGAAAGCCTCGGCACCCGACACGACCTCTGCAATCTCGGATGCCTGTACCTTCAGGGAGCCGCCGAGGTCTTGGCGATCTAGGAGCGAGAGACGTCCGTCGATCGCCGCGCCGAGACCGCGCAGATTGCGAACATCGACGTCGACACGCTCCTCGCCGCGCAGGTCTGCGACAAGCACACCTGCCAGCGGCACCACGTTGGTCGAGGCAGACCTGGCGGTCGGCGTCAGGCTCAGCCGCGCCTGTCCCGCCGCTCGGTCGTAGGCGAGCCCAGGCCAAGACGACCGGACATCGCCACTGATTCGGCTTGCTATCGCATACGGCAGACGCAGTGTTCGCGCCAGGCGCTGGACGTCGAGCGATTCCAGCTGTGCGTCGAGCCTGCTCATGCCGGCCTTCTCATCGAGCGCCACGCTCCCCTGCGCCTGCAGTCCGCCGGCGGGTGACTGCACCGCCAGCCGAGCAAGTCGGGCCTGGCTGGCCGCCGCGTCATAGGATCCTTCGACGTCGAGGTCCACCGCCGTCAGATCGCGAAAGCTGAGGCCGTCGCCATTCAACCGCGCGGCGACCGCCAGCTCCGCCAGCGGCCCGCGCGCCTTCACATCTGCTCGAAGGGTCCCCCCTATGGGCTCGGCGAGCCCACCGTAGGGCGCTAGCGTGCCCACATCGAGATTCGCGCTCAGTGCGAGGTCCAATCGCGGATCGGCGAAACGCAGGACGTTGCCGCCGAGGACGATCGCCGAGTTGGCAGCTCTCAGCTCGAGGCGGCGAACCTCGACTGAATCGGTACCGAGCGTCAATTCGCCGCCGACATGGTCGATGTCGGCACTGCGGTCCTGCACCGTCACGCGCCCCTTATCGGCACGCAGCCGCACGTCATGTTGCCTGGTGCGGGGAGAGCCCTCGATGGCAATCGACTGGATGGGCAAGGTGACATCGAGCCCCTGGCGTCGATCTTCGTATCGGAGCGTGCCGTCGACGACCCGAAATGCCTCGATGAGATAGTCGAGTGATGTCGGCGCGTCGGCCTCTTCTTCTTCGGCAGGGGCCTCCGCAGCGGGCGCCGGCAGGTTGGTCTCGCCTGCGTTGTTGACGATCAGATGAATCTCGGGTCGAAGCAGCGTGCCGTTCTCGACGACATAGCGTCCGCGGAGTAGATCGAGGAGGCTCGCATCGAGCTCGAATCGCGCAATCCTGGCGAAGGCCGCGGCGTCGCGCGGCCGGCGAGCGCGCAGCGTGGCATTCTCCAGGCGCACGGATAGATCGAGCAGGTTGTAGTCGAGGCTATCGGCTTGCAGCTTGATGTTCTGCTGGGCGAGCAGGTCGCTCACCCGCGCGAGGACGTAGCGCTTGGCGGGCGGCGTGTGCAGCGTCAGGAGGGCCGCAATCAACAAGACGAGAACGACCGCGGCGGACCAGGCAAGAAAACGGATCACGCGCCGCCTGCGCGAGGGCGCCGAAGTCGTTGGAGCACCGAAGAAGGATTCCATCGACGCCCGACCCTGAGGATAGTGCCTGCTGAGAGCTCTTGAGAATGGTAGGCCGCGTCAGCCTCCCGCGCCGTCATGGCCGCCTCGGCGAGGCGGCCCTACCTAGAACCTCAAGCTCTCGACGGGGACTCTCCCAGAGTGATCCAGGGTAAATACGTCCCGCTGCCCGTCAGCCGGCCGGCAGCCTCGCCTTACTGTTTCACCACCTCCGCCGTCTTCGAATCGACCTAATGATGGTCACCAATGATACCGTTCAGTCAAGCTCAGCGTGACGCGAGGGAAATCGGGAATCGGGAGTCAGGAAGCGGGATTCAGGGGTCAGTTAGGGGTCAGGAATAGGCTTGCCTAGCCGAAGCTCGCCGAAGGCGAGCGAAGGCTGGCGATAAGAAAGCGCAATCAAACAATTGCGCTCTGCTATGTGACCTACAATGATGAGCATCCGCGCTTGGTGCGGGCACAGATGTCCAACCATTCCGCCATGGCCTCCGCGCTGCCCGCTGAAGTCTCCCCGATGGACGGGCTCGTCAGAAGCATTCTCACGAGCCGCGTGTATGAGGTCGCTCGCGAGACGCCGCTGGAAATCGCGCCGCGGCTGTCGGCACGTCTCGGGACGAGCGTCCACTTCAAGCGCGAGGACCTCCAGCCGGTGTTCAGCTTCAAGCTCCGCGGCGCGTACAACAAGATCGCACACCTCTCCGACGCCGAGCGCGAGCGCGGCGTCATGACGGCCAGCGCGGGCAACCACGCCCAGGGTGTGGCCTTTTCTGCCCACCGCCTGCGCCTGCGGGCAGTGATCGTCATGCCCCAGACCACGCCGGCGATCAAGGTCGAGGCGGTTCGCGCGATGGGTGCGGAAGTCGTGCTCGCGGGTGATAGCTACTCTGAGGCCCAGGAACACTGTGACAGCATCGCGGCTGAGACCGGTCTGACCGTCATCCACCCGTTCGACGACCCGCTCGTCATCGCGGGGCAAGGCACGATCGCCGACGAAATCGTGCGACACCGCAAGGGCCGCTTCTCGGCGGTGTTCATCCCGGTGGGCGGCGGCGGCCTCATCGCCGGGATGGGCGCGTACCTCAAGGCCGTGCTGCCCGACGTGCGGGTAGTGGGCGTGGAGCCCGTGGAAGCGGATGCGATGTATCAGTCGCTCCAGGCCGGCCGACGCGTCACGCTGGATCAGGTCGGGATCTTCGCCGACGGCGTGGCAGTCCGCCTTGTCGGTGAGCGGACGTTCCGCATCTGCCAGCGGGTCGTCGACGAGGTGATTCGTGTCACGAACGACGAGATCTGCGCCGCGATCAAGGACATCTTCGACGACACGCGAAGCGTCATGGAGCCGGCGGGCGCGCTGGCCGTTGCAGGGCTGAAGCGCTACGCCGAGCGTGAGCCGGTCGCGGATCGGGACTTCGTGACGATCTTGAGCGGCGCGAACATCAACTTCGATCGTCTCCGTTTCGTGGCGGAGCGGGCGGAGCTCGGCGAGTCACGAGAGGCGATCCTCGCCGTGAGGATTCCGGAGCGGCCAGGCGCGTTTCGTGAGTTCTGTCTCGCCATTGGCCCGCGTGTGGTGACGGAGTTCAACTATCGGCTGAATGGCAGGCAGGCGGCGCACATCTTCGTCGGTGTGACGATC
This sequence is a window from Luteitalea sp.. Protein-coding genes within it:
- a CDS encoding BamA/TamA family outer membrane protein; amino-acid sequence: MESFFGAPTTSAPSRRRRVIRFLAWSAAVVLVLLIAALLTLHTPPAKRYVLARVSDLLAQQNIKLQADSLDYNLLDLSVRLENATLRARRPRDAAAFARIARFELDASLLDLLRGRYVVENGTLLRPEIHLIVNNAGETNLPAPAAEAPAEEEEADAPTSLDYLIEAFRVVDGTLRYEDRRQGLDVTLPIQSIAIEGSPRTRQHDVRLRADKGRVTVQDRSADIDHVGGELTLGTDSVEVRRLELRAANSAIVLGGNVLRFADPRLDLALSANLDVGTLAPYGGLAEPIGGTLRADVKARGPLAELAVAARLNGDGLSFRDLTAVDLDVEGSYDAAASQARLARLAVQSPAGGLQAQGSVALDEKAGMSRLDAQLESLDVQRLARTLRLPYAIASRISGDVRSSWPGLAYDRAAGQARLSLTPTARSASTNVVPLAGVLVADLRGEERVDVDVRNLRGLGAAIDGRLSLLDRQDLGGSLKVQASEIAEVVSGAEAFLGQQPGTLVGTPLGGPLAVDARIGGTVDEPAVDATVDAPSLAVGEISGIALQAAARYTPAAAIIERADVAWQEARVHARGRVGLQEARAIDLDVTAEQADVAAILAALDRADIPAQGVVSLQAKADGTLDNPRATVEVKGTDLAAYGETLGQLLLETGFANQTVQLTRLRLDKPQPEELGSDAVVEARGSYQLDKGEYAFQVETDGLRLVSLTLPDKTPVRGALTLQGEGQGTLDDPAANVVLNLQDVAIGESALGDAQLDAQLANHQATLRARADRFRVDANAQLATTAPYPAKFAVVIDQLDLSTLPVDLETPLKGLVRARATGTGDLANPVDGSATVAIDQLAVTWADQPIETDGPVNLRYANRQLAIDRLIVRAQDSTVSARGMLPVDLKSNKGTLNLDARFNLATLAKYAPKDAGVAARGELGLTGTITGSLAAIDPNLTLTLQDAAVSASGLEPEVSNIAARVVVAGGALRADELHAEWGKARLDASAELPFALLPEDLPVELPRKSGPARMLVELTGLDLATIPGAPEALSGAVSLRADAQASTPDLEALTAHLTFPQLELGADQLTLAQQGTSAITVEQGQARVEQFRLEGSVGNLELAGTVGLLEPRPLDVALRGQIDAALLNAFTDALTAEGDAALEVAATGSVAKPQLKGFVELADASIQVDEPRLGLDQLDTRIDLTPTRATLTRLDGTLNGGEISGQGAVELDEGTIRDVNLQLTAKDVAFDEPMGLQSVSDADLTVVQREEQIVLGGQVTIQEAGLTDDVNLDSGIVAALTAPPTLDLTESRNPLLERLNFDVDIDTASPIFIDNNLARAEAVADLRLLGTIYDTGMSGRLTIEEESELILNERRYLVDRGIITFTSDREIEPSLDILMTTQAESYDVTLQVSGTAADTETVLTSDPSLPEPDIVAVLLTGRTLDDMRGEEYEVAQQQMLSLLSGRAAAGLGRGLERATGLSTVRLEPNLLADEANPGARLTVGQDLTSALTLLYSADLANSGDKMWIAEYDVTRQFDTRAVRTNDDTYRFDFRHDVRFGGQADPRRSQRRASRTVRSVTVKAAEPRREGPSEESGSEAPSGPTHPRSEAPLGPSITEAMVRERFKVEAGDRYDYFKVRRQVDRVEEMYEDAGLLAARVRLARNVEGDAVDLTLTITPGKRVELIYEGFSPPGKLERDIRRIWRRGVFDTQRAEDALQAVRAWFVEERYLNAQLEYEIDEGAEESSLAASASQRVAFRAKPGARFEQVRLVFEGAGGISPSELEDVVDDQGLGPKVFTAPDEVTDLLGRFYREVGYLAAELGDPTYEFDDASRLARVVIPVKEGPRFRIRRVLISGATAYKATELLSEIQLVEDDPYFPATSERSLAKIRDMYWRRGYNDVAAIYGLKVDREKGEVDVQIEIDEGPRAMVQDIQIAGTDITSQKLVSDQLEIAPDLPLDLTAVGRSRRNLYDTGAYAIADISHEPIADQAADQSTDQSTEARSAKAEGDLPSQEGGGSDGQPRTPPAQKPVRVDVSVREVQPFQVRYGASFDTERGPGAILDVSSHNSLGSARVVGVSSRYDSQLREVRLYATQPMLRTFPLATTASVYYRQERNPLADPDEPQVRDADRFGVSIQQERRLGQEWVWSYGYRFERSRIWNRQDDPRTTEIENVAPLTTTLSRDTRDDVLDASHGAFLSHSFSYSPEQLGSTDPYVKYFGQFFKYFPLEPTRRERFTGEILRPRFVYAVGVRLGLARTLSGGVDVPETERFFAGGSTTLRGFAQNRVGPINEGNEAVGGEAMFIINNEVRVPLFSIFDGVGFLDVGNVYNRFGNFSLTDLRESAGVGLRVRTPWFLLRADFGVPLDARDDNESGGRFFFSIGQAF
- the ilvA gene encoding threonine ammonia-lyase, biosynthetic yields the protein MASALPAEVSPMDGLVRSILTSRVYEVARETPLEIAPRLSARLGTSVHFKREDLQPVFSFKLRGAYNKIAHLSDAERERGVMTASAGNHAQGVAFSAHRLRLRAVIVMPQTTPAIKVEAVRAMGAEVVLAGDSYSEAQEHCDSIAAETGLTVIHPFDDPLVIAGQGTIADEIVRHRKGRFSAVFIPVGGGGLIAGMGAYLKAVLPDVRVVGVEPVEADAMYQSLQAGRRVTLDQVGIFADGVAVRLVGERTFRICQRVVDEVIRVTNDEICAAIKDIFDDTRSVMEPAGALAVAGLKRYAEREPVADRDFVTILSGANINFDRLRFVAERAELGESREAILAVRIPERPGAFREFCLAIGPRVVTEFNYRLNGRQAAHIFVGVTIESRRDAEQLASRLRAGGYETLDLSHNEMAKLHIRHMVGGSSPDVRDERICRFEFPEKPGALMKFLDTLGGRWNISLFHYRNHGADFGRVLVGFEVPDEEVPQFGTFLEQLGYPHLQEADNEAYRRFLTTR